A window from Dehalobacter sp. DCA encodes these proteins:
- a CDS encoding GntR family transcriptional regulator produces the protein MTNVLYLTIVEEIKKKIMEGLIIPGDMLKSESEMMKEYSVSRMTIRKSLSLLSNEGYIYSVPGKGNFVRKPEIDIFQLRFSDFDSLACETDEIKLISVRVEEPDPETRYEFGMKSGDQVVVLERLSFCEHKPIALEIVISPYISKKPVVEDILNFANYSKALESKLAFSIRKELEINVIAAPLNVAKCLETQPGDAIFLINKKIIKRDTNQILNINRFYIKKQYYSIKAATPEEDDSRKIF, from the coding sequence ATGACGAATGTACTTTATTTAACGATTGTTGAGGAAATTAAAAAGAAAATAATGGAAGGTTTGATAATACCAGGTGATATGCTAAAATCTGAATCTGAAATGATGAAAGAGTATTCTGTCAGCAGAATGACGATCAGGAAAAGCCTTTCGCTGCTCTCAAACGAAGGATATATATACTCTGTTCCCGGAAAAGGTAACTTTGTCAGAAAGCCTGAAATCGATATTTTTCAGCTTCGATTTAGCGATTTTGATTCCCTTGCCTGTGAAACTGATGAAATCAAGCTGATTTCAGTAAGAGTGGAAGAGCCTGACCCGGAGACAAGATACGAATTTGGTATGAAGTCAGGCGATCAGGTGGTTGTTCTTGAGAGGCTGTCTTTTTGCGAGCACAAACCAATAGCGCTTGAAATTGTTATCTCACCGTATATATCGAAGAAGCCTGTTGTTGAAGATATACTCAACTTTGCCAATTATTCCAAAGCTTTAGAATCAAAATTGGCCTTTAGCATCAGAAAGGAACTTGAAATCAACGTTATTGCAGCTCCTCTAAATGTAGCAAAATGCCTGGAAACTCAACCAGGAGATGCCATTTTTTTAATCAATAAGAAGATAATAAAGAGAGATACAAATCAGATACTTAATATCAATAGGTTTTATATAAAAAAACAATACTATTCAATAAAAGCAGCGACTCCTGAGGAGGATGACAGCAGAAAAATATTTTAA
- a CDS encoding SOS response-associated peptidase, which yields MCGRFTLTLTFQEVAEILKITDEIDWKPRYNIAPMQPILAMTNDGMNHVKLFQWGLVPFWAKDPSSGSKMINARAETVDTKPSFKNSFQTKRCLVLADGFYEWKREGKSKIPYRFTLKDRNVFGFAGIWDSWTSLDGKTIDSCSIITTEANALMASIHDRMPVILDKEKEEIWLDPTLSDPILLKSLLIPYNAKQMNHYEVSPKVDSPKYDLNECIQPINKQAVLFC from the coding sequence ATGTGCGGCAGATTCACCTTGACGTTAACATTTCAAGAAGTTGCAGAAATCCTGAAAATTACTGACGAAATTGATTGGAAACCGCGTTACAACATTGCACCGATGCAACCGATTCTCGCCATGACCAATGACGGAATGAACCATGTAAAACTGTTTCAATGGGGGCTTGTTCCTTTCTGGGCTAAAGATCCATCCAGTGGCAGCAAAATGATAAATGCCAGAGCAGAAACGGTTGATACAAAACCAAGCTTTAAAAATAGTTTTCAAACAAAACGGTGCCTGGTTCTGGCTGATGGTTTCTATGAATGGAAGCGAGAAGGGAAAAGTAAGATTCCATATCGTTTTACGCTTAAAGACAGGAACGTATTTGGCTTTGCTGGAATATGGGATTCTTGGACGAGTCTAGACGGAAAAACAATCGACAGCTGTTCCATTATTACTACGGAAGCCAATGCGTTAATGGCATCCATTCATGACCGGATGCCGGTTATCCTGGATAAAGAAAAAGAAGAAATTTGGCTTGACCCAACGCTAAGTGATCCGATTTTGCTTAAATCGCTATTGATCCCGTATAATGCCAAGCAAATGAATCATTATGAAGTATCCCCAAAAGTAGATTCACCTAAATATGATTTAAACGAATGCATTCAGCCGATAAATAAACAAGCAGTACTATTCTGCTAG
- a CDS encoding WYL domain-containing protein — MQAFCLTRSTYRTFKIARMSDVLMTPKSFSERISTIFELTTKDIST, encoded by the coding sequence CTGCAAGCCTTCTGCTTAACCAGAAGCACATATAGAACCTTCAAAATCGCACGAATGTCTGATGTCCTTATGACGCCCAAGTCTTTCTCAGAAAGAATTAGTACAATTTTTGAACTAACTACAAAAGATATCAGTACTTGA
- a CDS encoding GTP-binding protein — translation MSKIFLTSGFLGSGKTTFIKELIEYLSSKNIKVALIINEVGEIGIDNRYMKQLGYNVWEIFGGCICCTMASGLESTLKQLEVYNPDVIVIEPSGAADPGITINSLSNLGIDRKQISDFFIFDLTRLDMFLTVLGPLLFASIEKADFILINKLELVDEQVVKAAYEVLKEQNATCPVITIYESVYINPQLKEKIDNILRN, via the coding sequence GTGAGCAAGATTTTTTTAACTTCTGGATTTCTCGGTTCAGGAAAAACTACATTTATTAAAGAACTGATAGAGTATCTTTCATCAAAAAATATAAAAGTTGCGCTAATCATCAATGAAGTGGGAGAAATAGGGATAGACAACAGATACATGAAGCAGCTTGGATACAATGTATGGGAAATTTTTGGCGGCTGTATATGCTGTACTATGGCATCTGGTCTGGAATCCACTCTGAAGCAACTTGAAGTCTATAATCCGGATGTTATTGTAATCGAACCCAGTGGCGCTGCAGACCCTGGAATAACAATAAATTCACTAAGCAATCTCGGAATTGACAGAAAACAAATCTCTGATTTTTTTATATTTGATCTAACCAGGCTCGATATGTTCCTTACAGTATTGGGACCGCTCCTTTTCGCTAGCATTGAGAAAGCGGATTTTATTCTGATAAATAAGCTTGAACTTGTAGATGAGCAGGTTGTAAAAGCTGCTTATGAGGTTCTGAAGGAACAGAATGCAACTTGTCCTGTGATCACAATTTATGAGAGTGTCTACATAAATCCACAACTTAAAGAAAAAATAGACAATATTTTGAGGAATTGA
- a CDS encoding TOTE conflict system archaeo-eukaryotic primase domain-containing protein, with the protein MEQVTNNSSPLEKINLFMSLFRGRDDVYARKWQNKEGKFGYSPVCLNEWAKEVCNKPKTKCSGCMNKDYAIFDLAAIDKQLNHMLNILSSGINNGAKITIVTRPETDYKEKDKSAFLDMLNSIRLAGANLIFKPNIHG; encoded by the coding sequence TTGGAGCAAGTAACCAATAACAGTTCTCCACTGGAAAAAATTAATCTATTTATGTCGCTGTTCAGAGGTAGGGATGATGTATATGCAAGGAAATGGCAGAACAAAGAGGGTAAATTCGGATATTCGCCTGTTTGCCTGAATGAGTGGGCTAAAGAGGTTTGCAATAAACCTAAGACTAAATGTTCAGGTTGCATGAATAAGGATTACGCAATCTTTGATTTAGCAGCTATCGATAAACAGCTAAATCACATGCTCAATATCCTGTCCTCCGGCATTAATAATGGGGCTAAGATCACAATAGTCACAAGGCCGGAAACGGATTATAAGGAAAAGGATAAGTCTGCTTTTTTAGATATGCTTAATTCCATACGATTAGCAGGTGCAAATCTTATTTTCAAACCAAATATACACGGATGA
- a CDS encoding uroporphyrinogen decarboxylase family protein translates to MMPSKLFLERNEKIEKTINFKNDSPTTCYAGGATPAGHMGITMAEFANNPDKNVETTIAYINEINELAPIDCLNMSGGGFINVILSTLWLSKINMPGRELPENSLWQVSEKKVMENEDYDLILDKGYPALQQKILPKVLDMSELGEFMDYSQKFGQINAEKHISAGYPSVNTAAFSPPFEILCGGRSMNQFFMDCYKMPDKVKAAQDAMMPAIIGDMLNIMKATHGKACWVGGWRGASALVSPKIWNNLVWPYMKEMGMALVENGFTPCFHLDQNWDRDIERFLEIPEKMSILNLDGMTDMRNARKVLGDHVALMGDVPSQLLATGTPETVYKYVTDLIDDIGYKGLFITPGCDAPANAKFENMVAMFKAAKEYK, encoded by the coding sequence ATGATGCCAAGTAAGCTGTTTTTAGAGAGAAATGAAAAGATAGAAAAGACCATAAATTTTAAAAATGACAGCCCTACTACATGCTATGCAGGCGGAGCGACACCTGCCGGACATATGGGTATTACCATGGCAGAGTTTGCTAATAATCCTGACAAAAATGTTGAAACAACGATCGCATACATCAACGAAATTAACGAGCTTGCTCCAATAGATTGTCTCAATATGTCTGGTGGCGGATTTATTAACGTCATCCTGTCGACTTTATGGCTGTCTAAAATAAACATGCCAGGGAGAGAACTTCCGGAAAACTCCTTATGGCAGGTTTCTGAGAAGAAAGTAATGGAGAATGAGGATTACGATCTGATATTAGATAAAGGATATCCAGCTCTGCAGCAGAAAATATTGCCAAAAGTTCTTGATATGAGTGAATTGGGAGAATTTATGGACTATTCGCAGAAGTTTGGACAAATCAATGCAGAAAAACATATATCGGCAGGTTATCCTTCCGTAAATACAGCAGCCTTCAGTCCTCCTTTTGAGATACTCTGTGGCGGTAGGTCAATGAACCAGTTTTTTATGGATTGCTATAAAATGCCGGATAAAGTTAAAGCTGCCCAGGATGCCATGATGCCCGCAATCATTGGAGATATGTTGAATATAATGAAAGCAACTCACGGAAAAGCTTGCTGGGTAGGCGGATGGAGAGGAGCAAGTGCACTTGTATCTCCAAAAATATGGAACAATCTTGTATGGCCATATATGAAAGAGATGGGTATGGCTCTGGTAGAAAATGGATTTACCCCATGTTTTCACTTAGACCAGAACTGGGATAGAGATATAGAGAGGTTCCTAGAAATTCCCGAAAAAATGAGTATCCTGAACCTCGACGGAATGACTGACATGAGAAATGCCAGAAAAGTATTGGGGGATCACGTTGCACTTATGGGAGATGTACCGTCGCAATTGCTTGCAACTGGAACACCGGAAACAGTCTATAAATATGTCACGGATCTGATAGATGATATTGGATACAAAGGATTGTTTATAACACCTGGTTGCGACGCTCCTGCAAATGCCAAATTTGAGAATATGGTAGCCATGTTTAAAGCAGCTAAAGAATACAAGTAA
- a CDS encoding IS3 family transposase (programmed frameshift) — translation MTKRERRSFTDEFKNQMVQLYLNGKPRAEILKEYDIGGSTFDRWTKHHEKTGSFREKDNLSDEQKELIKLRKENQRLLMENDIFKASRADHGTKVDVIRQNAHKYSVSAMCKVLQVNRSSYYYKSTYQEVEDDVEQHVIEIFESNQRVYGTRKIKIELQKKNLTVSRRRIGRLMKKNGLVSTYTVAQYKPFKTKCNEAEIKNELNREFEKAVPLETVVSDLTYVRVGTKWHYICLLVDLFNREIIGQSCGKAKDAALVYRAFASVKSNLHNIRMFHTDRGSEFKNQLIDEVISTFNIQRSLSMKGCPYDNAVSEATFKLVKTELVKNRRFVSLEHLENELKSYIKWFNEKRIHSTLGYLSPLEYKTIYLNKSV, via the exons ATGACCAAAAGAGAACGAAGATCTTTTACCGATGAATTCAAGAATCAAATGGTTCAGTTATATCTGAACGGCAAACCGAGAGCCGAAATTCTGAAGGAATATGATATAGGTGGTTCAACCTTTGACAGATGGACGAAACACCATGAGAAAACAGGTTCATTTCGTGAAAAAGATAATCTTAGTGATGAACAGAAAGAACTCATAAAACTTCGCAAAGAAAACCAGCGCTTGTTGATGGAAAATGATATTT TTAAAGCAAGCCGCGCTGATCATGGGACGAAAGTAGACGTGATAAGGCAAAATGCCCACAAATACTCGGTATCAGCAATGTGTAAAGTCCTACAAGTGAATCGCAGTAGTTATTACTACAAATCAACCTATCAGGAAGTTGAAGACGATGTTGAGCAGCACGTTATCGAGATTTTTGAATCAAATCAACGGGTCTATGGTACCAGAAAGATTAAGATTGAGCTTCAAAAGAAGAATTTAACAGTCTCTCGTCGCCGAATCGGTCGATTGATGAAGAAAAATGGCTTAGTTTCAACATACACAGTAGCTCAATATAAGCCATTCAAAACCAAATGCAACGAAGCTGAAATCAAGAATGAATTGAATCGGGAATTTGAAAAAGCGGTGCCATTGGAGACCGTTGTTAGCGACCTGACATATGTTCGAGTAGGAACCAAATGGCATTATATCTGCCTTCTCGTTGATTTATTTAATCGGGAGATAATTGGACAGAGCTGTGGCAAAGCGAAAGACGCTGCCCTGGTATATCGGGCTTTTGCTAGCGTGAAGTCCAATCTACATAATATTAGGATGTTTCATACAGACCGTGGCAGCGAGTTTAAAAACCAGCTAATTGATGAAGTAATTTCAACCTTTAATATTCAGCGTTCTTTGAGTATGAAGGGCTGTCCTTATGATAACGCCGTATCCGAGGCTACCTTCAAACTAGTTAAGACAGAGCTTGTGAAAAACCGACGCTTTGTATCACTGGAACACCTAGAGAATGAATTGAAGTCTTATATTAAGTGGTTCAATGAAAAGCGAATTCATTCAACACTAGGCTACCTTAGTCCTCTGGAGTATAAAACCATTTACCTTAACAAATCTGTCTAG
- a CDS encoding dihydropteroate synthase has product MIFIGEKINGTRKIIKEAIISRDASYIQSIALSQAESGADFLDINAGTDPERETDDIIWLIETVQAVTDTPICIDSSTPSAIKEALKVVKSTPMINSINGDKKRLDDFLPFIKERNCPVIALSMDESMSGMPKSIEERMHVLENIFAATRAMGIEDSKIYIDPLIMSIATDQKAGNVVFDCIRTIHATYPEAHITGGLSNISYGLPNRSLINRTFLTLAVAAGMDSAVVNPSDTNLIESMFATNLLLGKDKFCRKYTVASKNEFKKK; this is encoded by the coding sequence ATGATATTCATTGGTGAAAAAATAAACGGCACAAGAAAAATTATCAAAGAAGCAATTATAAGCAGAGATGCAAGCTATATACAGAGCATTGCACTTTCCCAAGCTGAATCGGGCGCAGATTTTCTGGATATCAATGCGGGAACAGATCCTGAAAGAGAAACGGACGATATTATCTGGCTAATAGAAACTGTTCAGGCTGTAACGGATACGCCCATATGTATTGATAGTTCAACTCCATCAGCGATAAAAGAAGCATTGAAAGTGGTTAAGTCCACCCCAATGATTAATTCCATCAATGGAGATAAGAAAAGACTCGATGATTTTTTACCCTTCATAAAAGAAAGGAACTGTCCTGTAATTGCGCTGTCTATGGATGAATCAATGTCTGGCATGCCCAAATCAATTGAAGAAAGGATGCATGTGCTGGAGAATATTTTTGCGGCCACTCGGGCAATGGGTATAGAGGACAGCAAAATCTACATTGACCCGCTGATCATGTCAATAGCCACTGACCAGAAGGCGGGGAACGTTGTATTCGATTGCATAAGGACGATCCATGCAACTTATCCTGAGGCTCATATTACTGGAGGCTTAAGCAACATTTCCTATGGACTCCCTAACAGAAGTCTGATTAACAGGACTTTTTTGACACTGGCGGTGGCTGCAGGAATGGATAGCGCGGTGGTTAATCCATCGGATACAAATCTCATCGAATCAATGTTTGCCACAAATCTTTTGCTTGGCAAAGATAAATTCTGCAGGAAGTATACAGTAGCTTCTAAAAACGAGTTTAAGAAAAAATAG
- a CDS encoding class I SAM-dependent methyltransferase codes for MIFNIVNHLVKGSTDNIPLSDDSIDIVLASLILHEVQPLSRTMRQINRVLKENGQLLCLEYEKSEGAMDGPPLHIRVPSSVMEQELEKAGLNVTQKVFFRDNLYVITAKK; via the coding sequence ATGATTTTCAATATAGTCAATCACTTGGTCAAAGGCAGTACTGATAATATTCCGCTATCAGATGATTCGATTGATATTGTGCTTGCTTCATTAATATTACATGAAGTTCAGCCGTTATCCAGGACCATGCGGCAAATTAACCGTGTGCTTAAAGAGAACGGGCAACTTTTGTGCTTGGAATATGAAAAAAGTGAAGGCGCAATGGATGGCCCTCCATTGCATATTAGGGTACCTTCATCGGTTATGGAGCAAGAGTTAGAAAAAGCCGGATTAAATGTAACACAGAAGGTATTTTTTAGAGACAATCTATATGTCATTACTGCTAAAAAGTGA
- a CDS encoding cobalamin B12-binding domain-containing protein (Presence of a B(12) (cobalamin)-binding domain implies dependence on cobalamin itself, in one of its several forms, or in some unusual lineages, dependence on a cobalamin-like analog.), which produces MNSIAQMLANLEDDNLMAEVQKQLESGVSPLNILKECQAGMIEVGNKFASGDFFVSDLMMSGAIFKEAGELIAPYLKGQSGESAGKVIVGTVLGDIHDIGKDLVVAMLSAGNFEVIDVGVDASPEVFLSALKENPDVTVLGLSCLLTTSYDAIKETVDAVTEAGLRDKVKIMIGGGPVDQGVVEYCGADRFGKDAQDAVTVCKELMGL; this is translated from the coding sequence ATGAACAGTATCGCACAAATGCTAGCAAATCTTGAAGACGACAATCTAATGGCAGAAGTTCAGAAACAGCTGGAGAGCGGTGTAAGTCCGCTGAATATTCTAAAAGAATGTCAAGCAGGAATGATAGAAGTGGGAAACAAGTTCGCAAGTGGTGATTTCTTTGTGTCAGATCTTATGATGTCAGGAGCTATCTTCAAAGAAGCCGGCGAGCTGATAGCTCCCTATCTCAAGGGTCAAAGCGGAGAGAGCGCAGGAAAGGTTATCGTGGGGACAGTATTAGGAGATATTCACGATATTGGCAAAGACCTTGTAGTAGCTATGCTTAGTGCTGGAAATTTCGAGGTTATCGATGTGGGAGTGGATGCTAGCCCTGAGGTATTTCTAAGCGCACTGAAGGAAAACCCGGATGTAACCGTCTTGGGACTTTCTTGTCTTCTGACAACCAGCTACGATGCTATTAAAGAAACTGTTGATGCGGTAACAGAAGCAGGGCTTAGAGACAAAGTCAAAATCATGATCGGCGGCGGTCCGGTTGACCAAGGTGTGGTAGAATACTGCGGAGCAGATAGATTTGGCAAGGACGCACAGGATGCAGTCACGGTATGTAAGGAGCTGATGGGATTATGA
- a CDS encoding cobalamin B12-binding domain-containing protein (Presence of a B(12) (cobalamin)-binding domain implies dependence on cobalamin itself, in one of its several forms, or in some unusual lineages, dependence on a cobalamin-like analog.) — protein MFLRNNLVEYVSELNVDKAEAEVKKMLNEGVSPKEIYQSMLDGLYEIGKKYEAGESFIGDLIVSGMLMKEVLSIDEMKTYNTNKYTTYKGRILMGTVSEDIHDIGKDIMIEMLTAEGFKVMDLGVDVRPEKYVEAIIAFKPHIVGISCVLTTSINYIFETIKAIEKSGHRDSLKIIVGGAVINKKCYRIGNADATTNDAYEGLHICENWIKEMDVR, from the coding sequence ATGTTTTTGAGAAATAATCTTGTCGAATATGTCAGCGAACTGAATGTTGATAAAGCTGAGGCCGAAGTTAAGAAAATGCTTAATGAAGGTGTATCCCCGAAAGAAATCTATCAGTCTATGCTGGACGGATTATATGAAATCGGCAAGAAATACGAGGCGGGAGAATCCTTTATTGGAGATCTTATTGTATCCGGGATGTTAATGAAAGAGGTCTTGTCAATTGACGAGATGAAAACATACAATACAAATAAATACACTACATATAAAGGACGAATCCTTATGGGGACTGTATCTGAAGATATCCATGATATTGGCAAGGACATCATGATTGAAATGTTGACTGCAGAAGGTTTTAAAGTTATGGATTTAGGAGTCGATGTAAGGCCGGAAAAATATGTGGAGGCAATTATAGCATTTAAACCACATATTGTGGGTATCAGCTGTGTGCTGACTACATCGATCAATTATATATTTGAAACAATTAAAGCAATAGAGAAGTCGGGACATAGAGATTCACTTAAGATAATTGTGGGTGGAGCTGTAATAAATAAGAAATGTTACCGCATTGGTAATGCAGATGCTACTACCAATGACGCTTACGAAGGACTTCATATATGTGAAAATTGGATTAAGGAAATGGACGTAAGGTAG
- a CDS encoding metallophosphoesterase family protein — MSIAVAVISDIHGNVWALESVLQDIRRRGIDCIVNLGDSLYGPIEPYSTAKILMCEKIISISGNQDRIILESIGETNIHQTMRYVLEDLDAQSVEWIKLDCQQ, encoded by the coding sequence ATGAGCATTGCAGTTGCGGTAATTTCAGATATTCATGGGAATGTATGGGCTTTAGAGTCGGTGCTGCAAGATATAAGAAGACGAGGTATAGATTGTATCGTAAATTTAGGGGATTCCTTATATGGACCTATAGAGCCTTACAGTACAGCAAAAATACTCATGTGTGAAAAAATAATAAGTATATCAGGTAATCAGGATAGAATTATATTGGAATCCATAGGCGAAACTAATATACATCAGACTATGAGATATGTGTTGGAAGATCTAGATGCCCAATCGGTGGAATGGATAAAATTGGATTGTCAACAGTAA
- a CDS encoding haloacid dehalogenase type II, giving the protein MVIIKAILFDAYGTLYDVHSVMKKCEEIYPTKGKQISQIWRQKQLDYVWIKSLMDKYTDFWSITKDALIYTLEELELRYDEELLEKILNEYLYLSPYPEVIEALDIFRPRKLAILSNGNIWMLNELAKNTTLNKYLDDIISVDAFKVYKPEPDAYRLAAQRLGFNKEEIFFVSSNDWDVAGSKSYGFIAGWINRLNKPFDRFGIKPDYTDSDLKELAQKIKNK; this is encoded by the coding sequence TTGGTTATAATTAAGGCAATTCTATTTGATGCATATGGTACTTTATACGATGTGCATTCGGTTATGAAAAAGTGCGAAGAAATATATCCGACTAAAGGTAAGCAGATTAGTCAAATTTGGAGACAAAAGCAACTGGATTATGTATGGATAAAATCTTTGATGGATAAATATACAGATTTCTGGTCAATAACAAAAGATGCACTTATTTATACATTAGAAGAACTTGAGTTACGATATGATGAAGAATTGTTAGAAAAAATTTTAAATGAATATTTATACTTAAGCCCCTATCCTGAAGTGATAGAAGCGTTGGATATTTTTCGACCTCGAAAGCTGGCTATTTTATCAAACGGAAATATATGGATGCTTAATGAATTAGCAAAGAATACAACTTTAAACAAGTATTTGGATGACATTATAAGTGTTGATGCTTTTAAAGTTTATAAACCTGAACCTGATGCATATCGTTTGGCTGCTCAAAGATTAGGTTTCAATAAAGAAGAAATTTTTTTCGTTTCATCAAATGACTGGGACGTAGCCGGTTCTAAATCATATGGATTTATAGCAGGGTGGATTAACAGGCTTAATAAACCATTTGATCGATTTGGGATAAAACCTGATTATACTGATTCTGATCTGAAAGAATTAGCGCAAAAAATTAAAAATAAATAA
- a CDS encoding DNA polymerase Y family protein, with translation MSRRIIFHVDVNSAYLSWEAVHRLQHGDPLDLRTVPSVVGGNQETRHGIILAKSIPSKNYGIVTGESLFAAKLKCPNLIIVPPNYYLYMQCSSAFGDILREYSPLVEQYSIDEYFLDYIGMEKVLGDPIAAAYHLKDQIREQLGFTVNVGISSNKLLAKMGSELKKPDRVHTLFPEEMPVKMWPLPVAELFGVGRATAPKLNDRGIYTIGDLANADPNQLKLFLKSFGFLIWNFANGRDESFVKINRRPIIKGIGNSTTIAFDVTDTPTAHLVLLSLVESVAARLRQADYLAQLVSVSIRTNDLYSYSHQRKLYTPTDSTNKIHKIACDLFDEIWKNEPIRHLGVRVSELCTNSFIQPSLFEQDIEKQRAMDHAVDEIRSRFGLRSVMRASFLHSGLSAISGGTVTDEEYPMMSSLL, from the coding sequence TTGAGCAGGCGTATTATTTTTCATGTCGACGTGAATTCAGCCTATCTCTCATGGGAAGCAGTCCATCGGCTTCAGCATGGTGATCCTTTGGATTTACGAACTGTGCCTTCCGTTGTTGGCGGCAATCAAGAAACACGGCATGGTATTATTTTAGCGAAATCGATTCCATCCAAAAACTATGGCATCGTTACAGGCGAATCTCTCTTTGCAGCAAAACTAAAATGTCCGAACCTGATCATTGTCCCGCCTAATTATTATCTTTATATGCAATGCAGTTCCGCTTTTGGCGATATATTACGGGAATACTCCCCACTAGTTGAGCAATACTCGATAGATGAATACTTTCTGGATTATATCGGAATGGAGAAAGTGCTTGGTGATCCGATTGCCGCTGCTTACCACCTAAAAGATCAGATCAGGGAGCAATTAGGCTTCACCGTCAATGTCGGAATCTCCAGCAATAAACTTCTGGCTAAAATGGGATCGGAGCTAAAAAAACCCGACAGGGTTCATACACTATTCCCTGAGGAAATGCCTGTTAAAATGTGGCCGCTTCCGGTGGCAGAACTTTTTGGTGTCGGCAGGGCAACCGCACCAAAATTAAATGACCGAGGAATCTATACGATTGGGGATCTGGCTAATGCCGATCCCAATCAACTAAAGCTTTTTCTCAAAAGTTTTGGCTTTCTGATCTGGAATTTCGCCAATGGCCGAGACGAATCCTTTGTCAAGATCAATCGGAGGCCGATAATCAAAGGTATCGGCAATTCGACGACGATTGCTTTCGATGTAACAGATACACCAACAGCGCATCTTGTCTTACTCTCTTTGGTTGAAAGTGTTGCCGCCAGATTGCGTCAGGCAGACTATTTAGCTCAGCTTGTCTCTGTTTCTATCCGAACCAATGACCTTTATTCTTACTCCCACCAACGGAAATTGTATACCCCTACCGATTCCACGAATAAGATCCATAAAATTGCCTGTGACTTATTCGACGAAATCTGGAAAAATGAGCCCATCAGGCACCTCGGGGTCCGGGTATCTGAACTGTGCACCAACAGCTTTATTCAACCGAGTTTATTTGAACAGGATATAGAAAAACAGCGTGCCATGGATCACGCTGTCGATGAGATTCGTAGTCGATTTGGTCTGAGATCCGTTATGAGAGCTTCTTTCCTCCATAGCGGGCTGAGTGCCATATCCGGCGGAACGGTTACTGACGAGGAATATCCCATGATGTCCAGCTTATTATGA